CAGAACTGACGAAGAGTGAGTTGCATCTCGTCATACCCGATCTTCAAGATTTGTTCCATTGACAATGCACGAAGTACCACTGGAGCCTGCCTGGAATATTTTTTGAAGAACGATATATTGGCCCACCTGGAGAGACTTTGTGAGGCGGACCGCCCACATGGCATTAAAGGTAAAACTCTTCCCCTTAGAAAGACCCGTCAGCTAATGAAACATAATCTCCTAGCCGAAGTTGTTAAATCCATCAATAACCTGGTTGTTCTACTTTCTGAGCGATTCCTCGTACACAATGCGGTTCATCGACCTCTTAGAAGACTCCTCCGATCATGTATAGGTGACGAGCCGGAGGAGAGGCTAGACGGTACTCGGGTTTTCGGCGCAGCTGGGATGAGTAACGACATGGAGAGGGGAGAAAGTAATGAGGAGATCGAAGGGGATCTAGTAGACCTAATGTGTGTGTTATGTTCGAAAATGAGAGCCTAGTAAGTTTGCCTCTATCTAGGAGCAGATTTCAGCAACTGAATGCCTTGGTAACGATAGCCCACCCTTGCTGCTCATATTTTTTCATGATAGAAATTGGCTTCAACCTAATAGCCGCATTACTCAAGTTGATTCCAACTACAATCACGCTAGTTCTCCGACGCCGTCGACCCGTATCACGCTTTCGGAACTATTTACAAAAGCCCCCACCAAGGACACTCATCAATTTGAGTTTTTACTCTTTTCTTACCTTTTGCGTTTCGTCCACCGCGAAGGAAGGTTGGGCGATTTTGCCCGCGCAGGTTTGATTTTCTTGTTTGACATTGCATTCTTGACAcctgatgaagaaggaggggagaaTCTTTCCTCGGATCCGGTAAACAATGGACCCGATCCTTTACAAGAAGCTAGAGATGCTCTTGGGGAGTTTATTTTGGATGGTGACTTTGCAGATGTGATGGCTGCGGCGCTTGGAGCAGTCTACTCCCTTCTACCTACAAAGCTCCAAGTTCCCTCTATATCATCTCAAGAAACGCCAGAAGAAAATATCAGGAATATCTCATCAGGAGGGATGCATCTAGGTTCCGGGATGGAcaggcaagaggaagaggaccaTTTTCCTTTGTCGACAGACTTTCACGTACAAACACAGCTTGATCTCTTGCTCAAATTATTCGGCTTCCTTCAAGACATTATTCGCCGCTGCAATTCGCCTATTCTACACGCCGACCCCAATTCCAATGCTGTGACTGTGACACATGACTTGGGAGGAGCCATAGCTAAAGCCATACTCGACGccattcattcttcattcctcGATAACGTGCTTTACCCATCGGTTCTCGAGTGTTCAAGCCATGATGGGAGTTCAGTTGCGGTGCTTACCTATCTCGACGCCCTTTTTTCCAACTTGGATGATGGTCCTATCGTTGACCGTGTCCTGTCATTTTTGCTGGATACCGAGCTTTCAGACACCCTCATGACCTTACCAATGGTAGAATcgaaaagagaaaggcagGAAACCGGGGCCATGCGATTTGTTAATCAGATACCCTTGAAATCTACAGAGTACTTTGCCTCGGAAGGTCGGTTTACTCTCAAGGATCTCATCATGGACAACCTTTGTTCCGAGCAGCCGAATTCAGTGACGGCAGCACTTTGTCTTTTACAGACTCTCCTGTCTGATCACCCCAATCAGGCTACCAGGGCGCTAATATCCTATATTCGTGATCCTTCAGCCACAGCTCTCGTTCGTAATCCCATCCCTCGCTCGCTTGATCTCCAATCGCCGGATGATATCTCTTTCCTACCAAAATCTGTCAATTTCACTGATGCGCAccttgaagaagtggagCTTTATGGCTCTCTTTTATCGCGGCTTGATCCGTCGCAGACATCTATTGAAATGTCGCCAGGGTACATGGGTTATCTGGCAGACATGCAAACCGCTTTGGAATCCAATCCTTTATTCCGCCTCGCGCAAATCCTGCCTTTTacgaatgaagaagataaggaCGCTCCTACCAATGGTGGTAAATTGGACAATGATAACCCCGTCCCGATCCCGATCCCCCACAAGCTGAGTCCGGCAGACCCTTTATTGCGGGCTGTGCTTTTTGAGTTTGAGAAATTCTTGTATAAAACTGCCGATGAGAATGTGGCAATGACCGGCGTACTCACCGCCGTCGCGCTGTGTCCCTATAGAGGATTAGGTGGATGGCTGCTTTACGAGAAGGAACAAGCACAAAACACGTCTCTGCAGGACGACGATCGTGATCCATTTATTACACGGTCGTCCCTCGACCTTCCTGTCATCTATCAAATCCTCCGATTGCTCGTCAAACAAATATCTCTCCTCCGCAACCAGGTGGCCCAATTCGATCGTCTTTTGAATGAGCGTCGACAAGGCTTACTGTTTGCTGATCATTTAGATGAAGCCATGAACATTATGCTGGATGTCGACCAGGCGTCGTCCGTCTCTGTATCTGGCTCTGGCTCTGTCTTTGGCTCGCCTGCAAAAGGTGGAGAGAATTTAGCGTCATCGTTATTGACTAGACAGAAGGGGGGGAGAAGCAGTGGTCTGGCGAGCAGTATAAAATCGTTTTTGAccccaaagaagaagactggtCACCAGGCGTCGACGCCTGGGACGCCTGGGACGCCGGGAGAGGTGGTGGGTACATTGGATACATTGGGCACACCCACACCAGAACCTAGCAGGACAACACCGCGTCGTCTGGGTTTCGGTCTCGGGTTGAGTGGGTTTTCCAATACACCTACGAaatccccatcccctcctcctctctcgccACCGGCACCACCGACACCGCCGATACTGCCGATACCGCCGATACCTTCAGGAATGGTgagctcttctcccttcttaTCCTCTACGGAACCTGCGTCTGCGCACTCAACCGCGCCACCGTTCATGGCGCACTACGACCAAACACGACAAACCGTATCCCTCCCACTTGCGCACGACGACGACTTGGATAAGCAAGGGGTATCATCATCCGTAACGGGTCCCTGgggcggcggtggtggtggtggtggtggtggcaaGATACCGGtatggagagggagatggagattaCGGCATGCCAAACGGCCGGATCTGGTAGATCTGAGTCGTGTACGTGCAGGAGGGGATGCGCTGGAGGTTGACGATGagttgggagaggaagaagaggagggggaaagcgaacagcagcagcagcggcagcggcaAGTATCGCTGAGTACAGTGCTTGACAATTGTGTGATATTAGAAGAGTTTTTAAAGGAGACTGTAGCGCTTATCGTTGGGCGGCGGATGTTGGGCATAGATCAAGTTGGGTTTATATAATATAAAAACCTTGTAAAGGAATGTGTGATGAATCTCACGATATGTTTATGCTttgaagggaaaggggggGGGACATGTGTCTAAATTGTGCATACGATGATGGAGACGGTTGGTAAAATCCGCCGACAGTCTGTATTGAAGTGAGTATGGACAACGAAAAAGGCCCGGGGGGGTATATGTGTGGGGGAATTATATATACAAAATATAACGTGATTGATattgagaaaaaaaatgattATCGTGCTAGGGTGTCCAGACCTGTACAAGGGACGTCCGAGTGTCAGCCAACTCTTGTCAAGAGGGGTTGAGGAACGACCAACCTTGATAGTCTGATCCACCGACCCGGTGGCCAAAACGTTTATTCTTCTCGCTTCTTTGCGCGCAGACCCGTCTCCATTCGGCATTTCTTTATTCCCTCCTGTGACTGCCCTTGCCCATGTCATGCAAGTCACGAAATGACTATGCGCTTCTATCGTTTTCGTACATCGACCATTCACGAGGTCCCATAGTTTGATGGTCTTGTCGTCCGaggcggagaggaggtaTTTGCCCGTTGGGTGGAAGACGAGTGCGCGGATCCAGTTATCGTGGCCGACAAATGTCCGTAGACATTGACCGGAAAGGGCATCCCACAGTTTGATGGTCTTATCTCTCGATCCTGTTGCTACGTAGACACCTGGTGACTTTGCCCTCGTATCGTTTGCTGCTGGAGGCTGTTGAAAGTTAGTATAAAGCAACCGAGATAAGCAACGGGGCACACTTTTAAACCTGCTAGTTCTCGGATAGCAGGGTAAGCGTTGACGGGAGCGAATAGGGCGCATTCAACGACATGCTCGTGTCCACGGAGTTGCATCTTGGTCTCGCCTGTTGAAAAGTCCCATACACGTGATGTCTATGAAAACTTTAGTGGGGAGTATATGCAAGAACAAGTTGCGACTCGCCTGATCGTTGGAGGCGCTGACGAGCCAGCGTCCGTCTTCTGAAGGGACGGCTTCTCGCACCCATTCGGCATGTCCCGTAAACGTCTTGGTACAGTAGCTGGTCGGGTTAGTAAGCGGTACGAGACCAGAGACGTACCCGCTGGAGACTTGCCATACTCTGATGGTCTTGTCTCGACTCGCTGAAACGAGGTGTTCGCCGTCAGGCATGAATCGTACGCTGGAGACGGAATGGTCGTGGCCGTGCAAGGTCTTGACGTTTGTGTATTCGTTGAACGTATCCCATAATTTGACGGTGAGGTCGGAGGAGCAAGTCACTGTATGGTGAGCCCATATAAAGAATAGAGGTGCTTACCCATGAGGCTGCCCTTGCGGTCAAAGTCGACGTCCATGACGGCCTTTGTATGGCCCTTGAGtgtcctctccatctcgccGGCTTCCCAGTCCCAGACCTTGACGGTGGCGTCCTCGCTGGCGCTTGCGAGGACTGTCCATGTGGGGTGGAATGCGAGGCGTGTGACGGGTGCGCGGTGCGACGCGAGTGTGTGGCGTGGCGGTGGTCTGGGGACGAAGGGGGCGGAGGCGGACGGGCGGGCCGGGGAGGCGAGTTCTGCGAGGAGTGCGGCGTTGCGGGCCTCGAGGTCGATGATCTGCGGATGTGAGACACCACGGTGGGCGGGCGCAGCGATAGACTGACCTTTTTCTGGAGACGGATCACGCTTGTCCACTTTTTCTCGAGGAGGCCGACCGCCCTCGCAGACGGGTC
Above is a window of Cryptococcus tetragattii IND107 chromosome 1, whole genome shotgun sequence DNA encoding:
- a CDS encoding nuclear distribution protein PAC1 is translated as MPALSDRQKDELHRAMLSYLHAAGMHAAYAALLHDAAIADFDPADPSARAVGLLEKKWTSVIRLQKKIIDLEARNAALLAELASPARPSASAPFVPRPPPRHTLASHRAPVTRLAFHPTWTVLASASEDATVKVWDWEAGEMERTLKGHTKAVMDVDFDRKGSLMASRDKTIRVWQVSSGYVSGLVPLTNPTSYCTKTFTGHAEWVREAVPSEDGRWLVSASNDQTSRVWDFSTGETKMQLRGHEHVVECALFAPVNAYPAIRELAGLKPPAANDTRAKSPGVYVATGSRDKTIKLWDALSGQCLRTFVGHDNWIRALVFHPTGKYLLSASDDKTIKLWDLVNGRCTKTIEAHSHFVTCMTWARAVTGGNKEMPNGDGSARKEARRINVLATGSVDQTIKVWTP